The Brachionichthys hirsutus isolate HB-005 chromosome 11, CSIRO-AGI_Bhir_v1, whole genome shotgun sequence genome includes a window with the following:
- the si:dkey-260j18.2 gene encoding kelch-like protein 12 → MNAVQRGATTWHPQPWQDRGVGGGEPLSDSDSEEEDFPDSSSTPLGDYITLGLKQLLDAQQLCDVTLLVEREKFVCHRVLLAAVSPYFRAMFTSPLVESRLAEIRLEEVTPAVMETVIRFVYSGEAGLSLDTAEDLFVASNRLQVIPLQDLCSRFLFEHLSVDNCLGMYSLARSHHDQLLLRASLRLVAQHFPRVARQKDFLLLDHGTLGSLLSSDRLGVDSEAEVYDAARRWAEHRPLDRYGHMPALLHHLRPGLLSPEESVRLRQELWSAAAGEGLGGPLRPREGMFEKKIVCVDLTPREDESTAGGDYTVDCFDPRSGRWKKLAALGSLVSPGCTAVGDRLFVAGGILRTGTVSAAVHEYDAVLDRWKEQPSMAHPRAMLGLLGCGESLYALGGSNRSALLDSSETLELTTLRWAPGPRLPFPLRAFACAALRGRLYLLGGTTLEQNRAAVHSGVLIYHTLTDCWTRVALDSGATCLAGGVAVRGGVCAIGGYTRDTTKFLDGNYTNLETLDATGRVLFFREDRGSGADREVTGGGVTVAPEQRGNAGGGSDRAPCPAAFPGLPRRIAAGGVARWNRRIYVLGGENGSRFYDSVYCWKPGWRSWVQRREKLPGGTGGVSQFGCTTLKFPKKHILSRLRLAKENSKKTSD, encoded by the exons ATGAACGCTGTGCAGCGGGGCGCCACCACCTGGCATCCCCAGCCATGGCAGGacaggggtgtgggggggggagagcctCTGTCAGACAGCgactcagaggaggaggacttccccgacagcagcagcacaccgCTGGGAGACTACATCACACTCG GATTGAAACAGCTCCTGGATgcgcagcagctgtgtgacGTCACGCTACTTGTCGAGCGGGAAAAGTTCGTGTGTCACAG ggtcctCTTGGCCGCCGTGAGCCCGTACTTTCGAGCCATGTTCACCAGCCCGCTCGTCGAGTCCCGCCTCGCTGAGATCCGACTGGAGGAAGTGACGCCGGCCGTCATGGAGACGGTCATTCGGTTTGTGTACAGCGGCGAGGCGGGGCTGTCGCTGGACACGGCTGAAGATCTGTTCGTGGCTTCCAACCGGCTTCAGGTCATCCCTCTTCAAGACTTGTGCTCCAG ATTCCTTTTCGAGCACCTCTCGGTGGACAACTGCCTGGGGATGTACTCCCtggcccgctcgcaccacgacCAGCTGCTCCTGCGGGCCTCCCTGCGCCTCGTGGCCCAGCACTTCCCTCGCGTGGCCCGGCAGAAAGACTTCCTCCTGCTGGACCACGGCACCCTGGGCAGCCTCCTGAGCTCCGACCGCCTGGGCGTGGACTCCGAAGCCGAGGTCTACGACGCGGCGCGCCGATGGGCGGAGCACCGGCCGCTGGATCGTTACGGCCACATGCCGGCGCTGCTTCACCACCTGCGGCCCGGACTGCTGTCCCCGGAGGAGAGCGTAAGACTGCGCCAGGAACTGTGGAGCGCTGCAGCCGGCGAAGGTCTCGGGGGTCCCCTGAGGCCACGGGAGGGCATGTTTGAGAAGAAGATCGTCTGCGTGGACCTGACGCCTCGGGAAGATGAGAGCACGGCCGGCGGGGACTACACCGTGGACTGCTTCGACCCCCGGTCGGGGAGGTGGAAGAAGTTAGCGGCGCTGGGTTCGCTGGTCAGTCCCGGCTGCACCGCCGTGGGCGACCGTCTTTTTGTAGCGGGGGGGATCCTGCGTACCGGCACCGTGTCTGCGGCCGTGCACGAGTACGATGCCGTGCTGGACCGCTGGAAGGAGCAGCCGTCCATGGCGCATCCGCGGGCCATGCTGGGCCTGCTGGGCTGCGGGGAGTCGCTGTACGCCTTGGGGGGCAGCAACCGCTCCGCCCTGCTGGACTCCAGCGAGACCCTGGAGCTGACGACGCTCCGGTGGGCTCCGGGGCCTCGGCTGCCGTTCCCTCTGCGCGCGTTTGCCTGCGCGGCGCTACGGGGGCGGCTTTACCTTCTGGGCGGAACCACGCTCGAGCAGAATCGAGCCGCGGTCCACTCGGGGGTCCTGATTTATCACACGCTAACGGACTGCTGGACGCGTGTGGCTCTGGACAGCGGCGCCACCTGCCTCGCCGGAGGAGTGGCCGTCCGTGGGGGGGTCTGCGCCATCGGGGGGTACACGAGGGACACTACGAAGTTCCTGGACGGGAACTACACCAATCTGGAAACATTAGACGCCACCGGGCGGGTGTTGTTCTTCAGAGAGGACAGGGGCTCTGGGGCAGACAGGGAGGTGACGGGGGGAGGGGTAACAGTCGCCCCAGAGCAACGGGGGAACGCAGGGGGTGGAAGCGACCGGGCTCCATGCCCCGCCGCGTTCCCCGGGCTCCCCCGGCGGATTGCAGCGGGAGGCGTGGCCAGGTGGAACCGAAGGATTTACGTGTTGGGCGGGGAGAACGGCTCGCGGTTCTACGACAGCGTATATTGCTGGAAGCCCGGCTGGCGCAGCTGGGTCCAGAGACGCGAGAAACTCCCAGGAGGCACTGGGGGGGTGAGCCAGTTCGGGTGCACGACTTTAAAGTTCCCGAAGAAGCACATCCTGTCCAGACTGAGACTAGCCAAAGAAAATAGCAAGAAGACGAGCGACTAG